From a region of the Sesamum indicum cultivar Zhongzhi No. 13 linkage group LG3, S_indicum_v1.0, whole genome shotgun sequence genome:
- the LOC105157099 gene encoding cyclic dof factor 3-like — translation MMKEPEIKLFGRKIFLPENGGGEYSGDSSGGSSDGSGGGIDCDSLEVSRGEQGEGDRGKDGDGEERHGMANDEEQAAGELYETAALGEDQNPGATDESHNANALSESDDNSKTASIDDDVGSENAPKADNDQSDATNAQQKTLKKPDKILPCPRCNSMDTKFCYYNNYNVNQPRHFCKSCQRYWTAGGTMRNVPVGAGRRKNKNSASHCRHITISEALQAARIDEPNGFHNLKLKPNGTILSFGPDSPLCESMASALNLAEKRAPNGLRNGYYKIDQGGSVSGDKSDDQSIGSSITMSSSSADGGKNGLPQPVMQNINGFPAPVPCMPGVPWPFPWNSAVPIPAICPPGYPLPYYPAPYWNCSVPNAWNVPWLSVPPPTVNQKATGSGPSSPLGKHSRNGELLRPKSSDGKEHSDAKSEESSVVVPKTLRIDDPKEAAKSSIWAALGIKYDSFSREGLFKALQPKGDEKKQKVNTSALLQANPAALSRSISFQESA, via the exons atgaTGAAGGAGCCGGAGATAAAGTTGTTTGGGAGGAAGATTTTTTTGCCGGAGAACGGCGGCGGGGAATATTCCGGTGATTCATCCGGTGGAAGTAGTGATGGAAGTGGTGGAGGCATCGATTGCGATAGTTTGGAAGTGAGTAGAGGGGAGCAGGGAGAAGGAGACAGAGGAAAGGATGGTGATGGTGAAGAAAGGCATGGGATGGCTAATGATGAG GAACAAGCAGCGGGAGAACTATATGAAACTGCTGCACTGGGCGAGGACCAAAACCCAGGTGCCACCGACGAATCACATAATGCTAATGCTTTATCAGAATCGGATGATAACTCAAAGACTGCCTcaattgatgatgatgttggTTCAGAAAATGCTCCTAAGGCCGACAATGATCAGAGTGATGCAACAAATGCACAGCAAAAGACTCTGAAGAAGCCAGACAAGATCCTCCCCTGCCCCCGTTGCAATAGCATGGACACCAAGTTCTGCTATTACAACAACTACAATGTTAATCAGCCTCGTCACTTTTGCAAGAGCTGTCAGAGGTACTGGACGGCTGGGGGGACGATGCGGAATGTTCCGGTCGGGGCCGGTCGTCGAAAGAACAAGAATTCTGCATCCCACTGTCGTCACATTACGATCTCTGAAGCCCTCCAGGCAGCTAGAATCGATGAACCTAATGGATTTCATAACCTCAAACTTAAGCCCAACGGTACCATCTTATCTTTTGGTCCTGACTCGCCTTTATGTGAATCCATGGCTTCTGCTTTGAATCTTGCAGAGAAAAGAGCACCAAACGGTCTCCGAAACGGGTATTATAAGATTGACCAAGGAGGCTCGGTTTCTGGAGACAAATCTGATGATCAATCAATAGGATCTTCTATCACAATGTCAAGTTCATCGGCAGATGGAGGCAAAAATGGGTTACCACAGCCCGTGATGCAAAATATAAACGGATTCCCAGCTCCAGTTCCGTGTATGCCAGGGGTTCCATGGCCATTTCCCTGGAACTCTGCAGTTCCAATTCCAGCCATTTGCCCCCCGGGATACCCACTGCCGTACTACCCAGCGCCTTACTGGAATTGCAGTGTGCCTAACGCTTGGAACGTTCCATGGCTATCAGTACCACCTCCTACCGTAAATCAAAAGGCAACAGGTTCTGGTCCCAGCTCACCACTTGGCAAGCATTCAAGAAATGGGGAACTTCTTAGGCCAAAAAGTTCAGACGGAAAAGAGCACTCAGATGCAAAAAGTGAAGAAAGTTCGGTGGTGGTGCCGAAAACATTGAGGATTGATGATCCCAAGGAAGCTGCAAAGAGTTCTATATGGGCAGCATTGGGGATCAAATATGATTCCTTTAGCAGGGAAGGTCTCTTTAAAGCCTTGCAACCCAAGGGAGacgagaaaaaacaaaaggtcAACACCTCAGCCCTATTGCAGGCGAACCCGGCAGCCTTGTCTCGGTCCATTAGCTTCCAGGAGAGCGCCTGA
- the LOC105157100 gene encoding uncharacterized protein LOC105157100 — translation MAGTCIRLLVFVLCFSYLICKNGGIPFTRSRDLMTIMQKPGLEKLARSWKTDSTKRRMEIEVNDYPGSGANNRHTPRPQLGRGCIDC, via the exons ATGGCTGGCACTTGTATCCGACTATTGGTGTTTGTTTTATGCTTTTCTTACCTCATATGCAAGAATGGAGGCATCCCTTTTACAA GAAGTAGAGACCTGATGACGATTATGCAGAAACCTGGACTCGAGAAACTGGCAAGAAGCTGGAAAACGGACAGTACGAAGAGAAGAATGGAAATTGAGGTGAACGATTATCCGGGATCGGGGGCGAATAATCGCCACACGCCGAGGCCACAACTGGGAAGAGGATGCATCGATTGCTAA
- the LOC105157107 gene encoding LOW QUALITY PROTEIN: uncharacterized acetyltransferase At3g50280-like (The sequence of the model RefSeq protein was modified relative to this genomic sequence to represent the inferred CDS: inserted 1 base in 1 codon) — protein sequence MGKVEVISSCVVRTATNEISMPRLELTPWDLSLLLLDPIQKGILFYKPKSQDFQTIIHHLKTSLSRTLDFFSPLAGRLGTTQNDDNTTCFFVDCNNAGAEFTHAIVDAVSVSDIVGPTYKPQIVSSFFPLNGVANCEGVSMPLVAVQVTELVDGFFIGCTANHAVIDGTSFWHFINTWSEISRGLETILKTPVFERWFPTNISNDNRLIPLPPLDKSLLQSFVPPPLVERVFHFSRESVAKLKAKANAEAGTDKISSLQALSAHLWRSVIRCRNQLSIQKVNSQEVDLVFVVGTRSRIPLPDSYFGNAVHIVKTVANEGELLENGLGYAALKVNELVAQQXLNLVEEWVRNPKIFNKGTLYNFAITSSPRHNVYSADFGWGKPIAVRSGKGQKGDGKMTLFPAAEPGGIDVEACLAPATLKVMEADAEFMDAVTI from the exons ATGGGAAAAGTTGAAGTCATATCATCATGTGTTGTTCGAACAGCAACCAATGAAATTTCGATGCCCAGATTGGAGCTAACTCCATGGGATTTGTCACTGCTTCTACTTGATCCTATTCAAAAAGGGATTCTCTTTTACAAGCCTAAATCCCAAGATTTCCAGACCATCATTCATCACCTGAAAACCTCACTTTCTCGCACACTAGACTTCTTTTCCCCACTCGCCGGCCGTCTTGGCACCACTCAGAACGATGACAACACGACGTGTTTCTTTGTCGACTGCAACAATGCAGGAGCTGAGTTTACACATGCAATTGTCGATGCGGTGTCGGTATCAGACATCGTGGGGCCGACGTACAAACCCCAAATAGtgtcttcttttttccctctCAATGGAGTTGCCAATTGTGAAGGCGTTTCCATGCCTTTGGTGGCGGTGCAAGTCACTGAGCTCGTGGATGGCTTCTTCATAGGCTGCACTGCGAATCATGCTGTAATAGATGGGACTTCGTTCTGGCATTTCATCAACACTTGGTCCGAGATATCCCGTGGTCTGGAGACGATATTGAAAACCCCTGTTTTTGAACGTTGGTTTCCTACAAATATTTCCAATGATAATCGCCTCATCCCTCTTCCTCCATTAGATAAAAGTCTTTTGCAAAGCTTCGTTCCACCTCCATTAGTCGAGAGGGTTTTCCACTTCAGCAGAGAAAGTGTGGCGAAGCTCAAAGCCAAGGCCAATGCAGAAGCAGGCACTGATAAAATCTCCTCTTTGCAAGCACTCTCAGCTCATTTATGGCGAAGCGTCATTCGTTGCCGAAATCAACTAAGTATTCAGAAGGTAAACAGCCAAGAAGTTGATCTGGTTTTTGTAGTTGGTACAAGATCAAGAATCCCTTTGCCGGATAGCTATTTTGGGAACGCAGTTCATATTGTTAAAACTGTAGCTAATGAGGGTGAGCTCTTGGAGAATGGACTGGGCTACGCCGCGCTGAAGGTCAATGAACTGGTTGCTCAGC AGCTTAATCTTGTGGAAGAATGGGTGAGAAATCCCAAGATATTCAACAAGGGAACgctttataattttgctatCACCAGTTCGCCTCGGCACAATGTATACAGCGCCGACTTTGGGTGGGGGAAACCGATTGCTGTGAGAAGCGGAAAAGGGCAAAAAGGTGACGGGAAGATGACGCTTTTCCCCGCGGCGGAACCCGGTGGCATTGACGTTGAAGCTTGCTTAGCGCCGGCGACGTTGAAGGTGATGGAAGCTGATGCAGAGTTCATGGACGCTGTCACAATTTGA